The genomic region ttggtgTTTAAACTAAAAAATGgtatgtaatataaaaaggtTATAGGATGcttgataataaaattcctacatatataaggttatataaataaatatatattatatatattattattttataaggaagtatttattaaacacctcatatattatatgcCTTATACtagagaaaaaaaaattctaaaaaataacatttttcatgaaaagaaaataataataatcagataaataaataaataaatagaaGTTCgggaaaataaatatatgtataattctaaatatatattatatatatatatatcaatatgtaaatatatattttatatatataatataaccTTATACAATGGAACCTAAATTAATTAAACTATATACACATAGTTTATATTGATCataatatacttttttttataatatatgtaataatagtaTGGCATAGTTTTAATTATTactaaatataatatatgatgaaaGGAAAAGGGtatttacataaaaatatatatatatatttatttatatatatttaaatttaaaatattcaaaaatataactgatttataataaaatattatatatatatataatatatatataataatttaattgTGTAAACGTTTATTTTAtactataatatatacatatatatatatatatataatatatgtaatatttttatctttctatattaaaataaaagggataaaatattattatttttttataaggtatactattttatatgaaattttatcataacctttttttttttttatattttatttttatttatttatttattttttttttgatgtgtatataatttattccttttttataagtTGAGGAatgtaaaattatataaaaatagcgacatgtttatatatagctttaattatattttttttttatgtatcTTATAagataatttttattagtTTATTACATGTATGAATATTGCGATGGTTGTACATTTctctattttttttatttattattaatctgtaatatatataggtatatatgtttacatttatatatgtatgcgtaaattttttttttttttttttttttttttatttacatattatggtaaaaatggaataattaatttaaccatatatatttttgcctcttgattaatatatatatatatatattttttgtttaattGAAATGATTAAAAGatatttgaaaatatatcCATCCATATATTTCACAAAACATGTATATACTGCACCAGAAATAGATGGTAGTAAGGATTTGTTAAAGAAAGATTATGTATTTAATCAATAcgtaaataaaaaggaaatattcttaaataataaattaaagaaaGGAAATTGtgaaaatgaaataaaaagaatatattattttaaattatggAACGCTATGGTTGAGCATAACTTTACTTTgtttgaaaatattattcatcAATATCTAAATGAaggatataaatatgacGAGGTCATATATTCTATAATGACACACgcatatattttaaatcataagaaaaaaaacgaaaatgtaaatattaaaatttatgtgtatatgtaaaaatatatatatatatatatgtgacTTGAATAAATGCatacacacatataatatatttatttatatatatttatttattttattatatatttggtATCCTATTaatgttcatattatttatgattttattttatttttttttttctacaGGCCTATCTTGTAATTGAAGAAATGAAAAGGGCCTTTATGCACCcgattataataaaaataaacgAACGAATGATAAATTGTTTTTTAGAACTTgaattaatattttgtgAACCTTCTAAAAGTTTATGGATAAATGTATGCCGTTTTATATGGGAAACATCAATCAAACTAAATAGAGAAAGGAGAAGAAAATTGAaagataaattaaatttattagaACCTAATCAAGTATTAAAACTAACAAAAGAAGATGTAAAAAAACTTGTTAAAAAGGAATACGAAGAAACATTATTAAGTATGATGGATACATTATATTTGGATGGTGAAGACCCATATgatcatatattaattgacaagaaagaaaattatatcaAAATTGAAAATCAGAAGGACAGAAATTTCTTTCCTTCTAATGATAATGAACTAACATGccttaataataatcatatatataatgataatataaattatttaaaaggAAACATAGAAAATGATACTTCTGAAAATGTGAACAGTTTTATGTTTTCTATACTTAAtgaaggaaaaaataagaCAATTGAACaagaaataaattatcGAGACGACTACAATTTAAATAACAATGATTATATGACTAAAATAACGAATacaaataatgataataatataatgatgaatatggaaaatgaagatatgTATGAAACAGACGAAAAAGatgaatattatgaatCCTTTGACGATGCAGAAGATTTTGATATTCAactattaaaaaaatattataatttgaaataaaattacaatataattttttttttttttttttaaatacgaaaaggataattatgttaatataaagttataatttcattttttttttttttttgtctattttttaattttttgttaattttttatttgttattttattatttgtgttaatttattatttgttatttaattatttgttcattcattatttgttatattttcaatattttattttttatattttaaaaaaatttatgtaatatatgtatattatattatattatattatatatatatatatatatatataatatttttttctttttcctttttttttaaacttaatttatttgttatgtttataataaaatattcgTAAAGAATGAAattcttatttataaaaaaaaaataaataaatgaaaaagaaaaaaattaataaaataatactttgaagaatttatttaaaaaaaaaaagaaagaaataataataaatatatgatacTTTTATGattacattttatattataacttcaatatttttttccggctcattttaaatatttaatataaaatataatagtaTGAATAATACCCCTGCTTTTCTTTTATccatttattattatataccacgtataaatataatatatattatatatattgtaaaatacatatataagtatacataaatatataactttggaaatataaatattatatgtattttttttttttttttttttttttaatttgatattataaatttttgaTGATCATATNNNNNNNNNNNNNNNNNNNNNNNNNNNNNNNNNNNNNNNNNNNNNNNNNNNNNNNNNNNNNNNNNNNNNNNNNNNNNNNNNNNNNNNNNNNNNNNNNNNNattatatatatgtgaaatTATGAATGAtgaataaattttattattcttttaagaataaggaaaatgaaaatgacGCAACAgataaaattaaagaaaacatttttatgaaagataataatacttATGATTATAATGAGAACAGTTATGATAAGAATAGTATgtatgatgataataaaataataagaaaaagaagCAGGAAGAAAAAAGGCGAACAGGATGAAAATATGGcttcaaaaaatattgaaagAAAAAGTTCTTTTAATAGCTTTCATTTGgataatgaaaatgtaaataaggattattattatgaaaattatgatatggatgataataaatatgataaaaatggaAACGTAAATTATGacaattataataaaaacgATGATATgctatataataaaaatgatgacatgctatataataaaaatgatgacatgctatataataaaaatgatgacatatataataataaaaataaaaatgataatagtAATTATAACAATGGTAATAGTCTAATTAATCCagaatttataaaaaatattggtatatgttataatataataaatgatgaaaCTAAATTTGAAAATGATAcatgttttaaaaaaatttcgGATATAATTGAGTTAAGAATTACCCAAATAATTGAAGAAGctaataaattttatgagaaaagaaaaagatataccataaataaatatctAAGTATAGAAGACCTAACAAATTGTTGTAATTATTTGAATGTTGTAATaccatataaatataaaaatagtttcttttataattttatcacattaaatgaaaattataaaaataatagaattatatatagattaATTTCTAAAAAGGAATACCCagattatttaaaaaaaaagcatTCCAGAAAGACATAtgaaaaaaggaaaaaaaatttatatcatatgcaaatgaaaaaggaaaaaattaagaatatgcaaaataaaaatgtcaaagaaaaaaatattaacaaaaagcataataaatataataaacataataaacttaataaatatacaaagaaaaataaaaacaagTTTAAACATAGTAGTAAACACATGTTCAAAATGTTTCATAACAATTTTATAGGAAATGAAAAGAAAGGAACAAATAATAGAActaatttatataatgaatcataccataaaaaacataagaacaaatataaaacacataaaaataaaataaataaacattccaagaaaaataaaaaggaacaCATTAAAAAGGATACAGAAGTTgatcaaataaataacaaaGAATGTGATATTACAAACCATGATAAATTTAATAGGTTTAGtgaaaatgaaaaacaTGATTCACCAAAAGAGGAACAAGatgaattaataaaattggATATGAACTTGTCAGACAATTTGGATGTAAATTTATCAgataatatagatataaattTAGATAATGAACTGGATGAATACTTTGATGAATTTCTAGAAGGTCAAGGacaagaagaaaaatatagtgaagaaaaaaatcaaGACCTATTAGATGATGATATATTCAATTTTTctgatgatgataataaggAGGAAagtaaagaaaaatattttgacAACAAAAATAAGTCTTctgaatataataataataatgaaaataatattgataaggataatgaaaataatattgataaggataatgataataatattgataatgataatgataatgttaatgataataataataataataataataataatatagatcTTGATCTAAGTAGTTTagattttaataataacgATAAGAATTCTATAATAATTGAGAATGATCAATTAAATGATGAAGATATTTTTAGTGAGGACTTAATGAGTAATAACATAAAGAGAGAGgagaatataataaattctgatgaatataataaattagaTATGTCTAATTTAAAAGgtaatgaaaatatgaatgaGAACAATTTTATAACTCCTTCtcatgaaaataataatgataaccTTTCAGATACGTTACAAGATGAAAGGTCTATAAAATctgatataaatatgaatatagataataatatattatataattcatatataaaaaataatgaaaataaaaaaaagaatgttcttaaaatgttattatGTGGTATGGAAAATAACTTACCTGCTGAAACAAATATAACCATATTTTGGTTATTCGTACAAAATGGTTATagagaaaaaagaaagaagaaaaaaaaaaaaaaagacaaagaaaaagataaagatcaaaataataattataatgacCCAGGTGATGaaatacattttaattttgatgagaatgaaaaaagagaagataaaaatgtagctgcttattttaattatcAATGTCAtgaaattttatatactattgagaaaaagaaaaggtataaaaattatataggAAAACAAAATGTACTAAATGAACatgaaaattttaaatataataatatatttttattacctAAATTTTATcctataaataaagaatatgcaatattatctaaatatattttggaaataataaaagatattattaattatcGTATTAACTTTtttgattataataatattctaCATATTTTCAGTACATCgaaacaaataaataaaatactaacgaatattttattttttctttttaatgAATTAGATCATAATTTAAGATTAAATAATATCTATGCA from Plasmodium reichenowi strain SY57 chromosome 8, whole genome shotgun sequence harbors:
- a CDS encoding putative membrane protein (conserved Plasmodium membrane protein, unknown function), with translation MMNKFYYSFKNKENENDATDKIKENIFMKDNNTYDYNENSYDKNSMYDDNKIIRKRSRKKKGEQDENMASKNIERKSSFNSFHLDNENVNKDYYYENYDMDDNKYDKNGNVNYDNYNKNDDMLYNKNDDMLYNKNDDMLYNKNDDIYNNKNKNDNSNYNNGNSLINPEFIKNIGICYNIINDETKFENDTCFKKISDIIELRITQIIEEANKFYEKRKRYTINKYLSIEDLTNCCNYLNVVIPYKYKNSFFYNFITLNENYKNNRIIYRLISKKEYPDYLKKKHSRKTYEKRKKNLYHMQMKKEKIKNMQNKNVKEKNINKKHNKYNKHNKLNKYTKKNKNKFKHSSKHMFKMFHNNFIGNEKKGTNNRTNLYNESYHKKHKNKYKTHKNKINKHSKKNKKEHIKKDTEVDQINNKECDITNHDKFNRFSENEKHDSPKEEQDELIKLDMNLSDNLDVNLSDNIDINLDNELDEYFDEFLEGQGQEEKYSEEKNQDLLDDDIFNFSDDDNKEESKEKYFDNKNKSSEYNNNNENNIDKDNENNIDKDNDNNIDNDNDNVNDNNNNNNNNNIDLDLSSLDFNNNDKNSIIIENDQLNDEDIFSEDLMSNNIKREENIINSDEYNKLDMSNLKGNENMNENNFITPSHENNNDNLSDTLQDERSIKSDINMNIDNNILYNSYIKNNENKKKNVLKMLLCGMENNLPAETNITIFWLFVQNGYREKRKKKKKKKDKEKDKDQNNNYNDPGDEIHFNFDENEKREDKNVAAYFNYQCHEILYTIEKKKRYKNYIGKQNVLNEHENFKYNNIFLLPKFYPINKEYAILSKYILEIIKDIINYRINFFDYNNILHIFSTSKQINKILTNILFFLFNELDHNLRLNNIYASLMLLILLNGIIKNNNIDIDFYCLQILKMLIHVIIYEHELRLKNIYIILLLKRKACDIIIDFCSVLKKQNNNEIINIDYYLIYILSKLLTHNKCTYMHIYVSYYLIYLMPINIHIKFFLSYTPNFLTIFFKKYIYYQNVYSSFSSYDQKELNELFNFFFFHIYTLIQGSIYRIFKNINLLIINSASCNYLNYLFNFIINYADYHLPLILCILNVIDKNYSPHKNDPIYHLQQKRKNSKKRRLKKIKKIMMKRMKININKRRTKKKKKLKRNKKNNNKYLIKSKNYLKSVKDITKFYLNKKPNSDNGDDSYYEDDYLNPESFNSNIFGHNNYSKKQYFNSYIRKRISLNKPLIQHSKEKNELRTNIAVNNVLNKILNKFEKRRKKKKHKTKNHQYDAYLYDTCYYFLYTF
- a CDS encoding hypothetical protein (conserved Plasmodium protein, unknown function), coding for MIKRYLKIYPSIYFTKHVYTAPEIDGSKDLLKKDYVFNQYVNKKEIFLNNKLKKGNCENEIKRIYYFKLWNAMVEHNFTLFENIIHQYLNEGYKYDEVIYSIMTHAYILNHKKKNENAYLVIEEMKRAFMHPIIIKINERMINCFLELELIFCEPSKSLWINVCRFIWETSIKLNRERRRKLKDKLNLLEPNQVLKLTKEDVKKLVKKEYEETLLSMMDTLYLDGEDPYDHILIDKKENYIKIENQKDRNFFPSNDNELTCLNNNHIYNDNINYLKGNIENDTSENVNSFMFSILNEGKNKTIEQEINYRDDYNLNNNDYMTKITNTNNDNNIMMNMENEDMYETDEKDEYYESFDDAEDFDIQLLKKYYNLK